The Metabacillus schmidteae genome has a segment encoding these proteins:
- a CDS encoding UDP-glucose dehydrogenase family protein has translation MKICVVGAGYVGLTSAAVLADLGHIVCCVDTNKEKITSLNKGEVPIYEPGLEEVISRNAENLIFSSEVVENIRKASVIMIAVGTPSLPDGKTNLTYIYSVVDMIAGVLTDYKTIITKSTVPPGTNEKIYARLLQKGIDPEQFAIVSNPEFLREGSALFDMLHADKIVVGKNKYDNKSLNIIKTLYKGIEAPYVVTSLSGAEMIKYVSNAFLATKISFINEMARICDKYEVNIDDVVRGISTDPRISPHFLSSGLGYGGSCFPKDVRSLEQSAIDKKITPIILQAIQTTNDTQIDYYIEKLLTVFESLKGKTISVLGIAFKPNTDDTRESQAVHLIKKLSQLGCTINTYDPKATLPFLGEPNITQFPTLEQAVTDADCVIIATEWAEFLYLDWKKLRQLMKGNVVLDARNCIDQSKVYENGFEYVGVARS, from the coding sequence ATGAAGATATGTGTTGTAGGCGCAGGATATGTTGGTCTTACTTCTGCAGCTGTTTTAGCTGATTTAGGGCACATTGTTTGCTGTGTTGATACAAATAAAGAGAAGATTACTTCATTAAATAAGGGAGAAGTCCCGATCTATGAGCCTGGATTAGAGGAGGTTATTTCTCGAAACGCAGAAAATTTAATATTTAGTTCTGAAGTTGTAGAAAATATTCGCAAAGCTTCAGTTATCATGATTGCAGTTGGAACACCATCCCTCCCAGATGGAAAAACGAACTTAACATATATATACAGTGTAGTCGATATGATTGCGGGAGTTCTTACAGACTATAAAACAATCATTACGAAAAGTACAGTTCCACCTGGTACAAACGAAAAGATATATGCTAGATTACTACAAAAAGGAATTGATCCAGAACAGTTTGCAATCGTCTCAAACCCTGAATTTTTAAGAGAAGGATCAGCACTTTTCGATATGTTACATGCTGATAAAATTGTAGTTGGAAAAAACAAATATGACAACAAATCATTAAATATTATAAAGACTCTTTATAAAGGAATAGAAGCACCCTATGTTGTAACAAGTCTTTCAGGTGCAGAAATGATTAAATATGTATCTAATGCATTTTTAGCGACAAAAATTTCATTTATTAATGAAATGGCTAGAATATGTGATAAATATGAAGTCAATATTGATGACGTTGTTCGAGGAATAAGTACAGACCCAAGAATAAGCCCACACTTTCTTAGTTCAGGACTAGGTTATGGAGGCTCTTGTTTCCCTAAAGATGTTCGTTCTTTAGAACAAAGTGCAATTGATAAAAAGATAACTCCTATCATATTACAAGCTATACAAACAACAAATGATACGCAAATTGATTATTATATTGAAAAGCTTTTAACGGTATTTGAGTCGTTGAAAGGGAAAACGATTTCAGTTCTTGGTATTGCTTTTAAACCAAATACAGATGACACTAGAGAATCCCAGGCTGTTCATCTTATCAAAAAGCTGAGTCAATTAGGTTGTACCATTAACACGTATGATCCAAAAGCAACTTTACCTTTTTTAGGGGAACCAAACATTACTCAATTTCCTACATTAGAGCAGGCAGTTACTGATGCTGATTGTGTTATTATCGCTACAGAATGGGCTGAATTTCTTTATTTAGATTGGAAGAAACTTAGGCAGCTGATGAAGGGAAATGTTGTATTAGATGCAAGAAACTGCATTGATCAATCAAAAGTATATGAAAATGGATTTGAATATGTTGGAGTTGCTCGCTCATGA
- a CDS encoding NAD-dependent epimerase/dehydratase family protein: protein MKILVTGAAGFIGSHLCEKLLNDPKNKLIGVDTFIGPTPINLKEINLQSLKNHPRFQFIESDLLTADLDNLLSEVDTIYHLAGMPGVRSSWGKDFDPYVTYNILVTQRLLETAKTKNLKKFIYASTSSIYGEKSGKVSEDSIPTPLSPYGITKLTGEYLCHVYNKSFNVPIVVVRFFTVYGPRQRPDMAFHRFIAQILKEEPITIFGDGTQSRDFTFISDCVEATSSVLHHDHLIGRTINIGGKERASINEIITMLEQITGKKAKINYTDKVSGEPKHTWADITLAQTLLNYDPKISLKEGLAREMNYIRSVYDL, encoded by the coding sequence ATGAAAATACTAGTTACGGGTGCTGCAGGCTTTATCGGATCTCATTTATGTGAGAAGCTGCTAAACGATCCAAAAAATAAACTAATTGGTGTCGATACCTTTATAGGACCAACTCCAATAAATTTAAAAGAAATTAACCTTCAATCACTTAAGAATCATCCAAGATTTCAGTTCATTGAATCAGATCTACTCACCGCGGATCTAGACAATTTATTATCTGAAGTCGATACAATTTATCATTTAGCTGGTATGCCCGGGGTTCGATCTAGTTGGGGAAAAGACTTTGATCCTTATGTAACATATAATATATTAGTTACTCAACGTCTTTTGGAAACAGCTAAAACCAAAAACCTCAAAAAATTCATCTATGCATCCACATCATCTATTTATGGTGAAAAAAGCGGGAAAGTATCAGAAGATTCAATTCCTACTCCACTTTCACCTTATGGAATTACAAAGTTAACTGGTGAATACCTTTGTCATGTTTATAATAAGAGTTTCAATGTACCGATTGTAGTTGTTAGGTTTTTTACAGTTTATGGACCACGCCAACGGCCAGATATGGCATTTCACCGATTTATCGCTCAAATTTTAAAAGAAGAACCGATTACGATTTTTGGAGACGGTACTCAATCAAGAGATTTTACTTTTATTAGTGATTGTGTGGAGGCAACATCATCAGTATTACATCACGATCATCTAATTGGCAGGACAATAAATATAGGGGGAAAGGAAAGAGCTTCTATCAATGAAATCATTACGATGCTGGAACAGATAACAGGAAAAAAAGCCAAAATAAACTACACAGATAAAGTTAGTGGAGAACCAAAGCATACTTGGGCAGATATTACACTTGCTCAAACATTACTAAACTATGATCCTAAAATATCATTAAAGGAAGGTTTAGCACGAGAAATGAACTATATCCGATCAGTTTATGATTTGTAG
- a CDS encoding glycosyltransferase family 4 protein codes for MRIAFICTEKLPSPAIKGGAIQIMIDGIVPFFHDHQLTIFSISDQSLPNTEKQSFIEYIRFPKETYINDVADEIKKQQFHVIHVFNRPSHISLYKESSPNSKFVLSLHNDMFSELKLTREEGLKAIECADAITTVSKYIKQTIVKRFPHASHKVHVIYSGVDLKKYQTVFETQGKIIRKRVRKQYNLQGKQVILFIGRLSKTKGPHLLIKALDHLITKYPDIVLVIVGGKWFSDNTVDDYVQSLFDLSSRFSTRVLFTKYVPTEKIPEHLVMADIFVCSSQWHEPLARVHYEAMAAGVPIITTNRGGNGEVIQHGENGLVINDYDNPKAFADAIDYLFSNPSKKKSFGMLGREYVNKQFQFQHVADRLLNTYLQINE; via the coding sequence ATGAGAATTGCCTTTATATGTACAGAAAAGTTGCCGTCACCTGCTATAAAAGGTGGAGCCATTCAAATCATGATTGATGGCATTGTTCCTTTTTTTCATGATCATCAACTGACGATCTTTTCCATCTCTGATCAATCTCTTCCTAATACTGAGAAGCAATCATTCATAGAATATATCCGTTTTCCTAAAGAAACCTATATAAATGATGTTGCTGATGAAATAAAAAAACAACAATTTCATGTAATCCATGTTTTTAACAGACCCAGTCATATCTCTCTATACAAAGAGTCCTCACCAAATAGCAAGTTTGTTCTTAGTCTCCATAATGATATGTTTTCAGAATTAAAATTAACAAGAGAAGAAGGGTTAAAAGCGATTGAGTGTGCAGATGCAATCACAACAGTCAGTAAATATATAAAGCAAACAATCGTTAAAAGATTTCCCCATGCCTCCCACAAAGTCCATGTCATTTATTCTGGTGTCGATTTAAAAAAATACCAAACTGTCTTTGAAACACAAGGGAAAATCATACGAAAAAGAGTCCGCAAACAATACAATCTTCAAGGAAAACAAGTCATTCTTTTTATTGGTCGATTAAGTAAAACCAAGGGACCACACCTGTTAATAAAAGCACTGGATCATTTAATTACTAAATATCCTGACATTGTGCTGGTTATCGTAGGTGGAAAGTGGTTTAGTGATAATACTGTTGATGATTACGTTCAAAGTTTATTTGATCTTAGTTCGAGGTTTTCTACTCGTGTTCTCTTCACAAAGTACGTCCCAACAGAGAAGATACCAGAACATTTAGTCATGGCTGATATATTTGTTTGCAGTTCACAATGGCATGAACCACTAGCACGTGTCCATTATGAAGCGATGGCAGCTGGAGTTCCTATTATTACAACAAATCGTGGAGGAAATGGAGAAGTTATTCAACATGGGGAAAATGGACTTGTCATAAATGACTATGACAATCCAAAAGCATTTGCAGATGCAATAGATTATTTATTTTCAAACCCCTCAAAGAAAAAGTCATTTGGTATGTTGGGAAGAGAGTATGTGAACAAGCAATTCCAATTTCAACACGTTGCTGATCGACTACTAAACACTTATCTTCAAATTAATGAATAA
- a CDS encoding ROK family transcriptional regulator, producing the protein MATGDAAYIKSINRRLIISKIIEAGMISRADLSKITKLTRATISVQVADLLEEELIVESQQEHNSVGRKPIMLSINLKAGYALGIDLDHKHITFTLSDLGGNPVSTDIIELKNSSYNDILNILIAKIKQYDDEYSESRFGIVGVVIGIHGTVSKNEIINFIPQHKWKDKNLKEDLEKELNMQIHIENNANLCSFAERVFKHHHSENLVSISMYSGIGLGVLINGELLKGYHGYAGEMGHMIIVPDGRPCNCGNSGCWELYASEASILQQLRELHSNQNLAYKDVHTFIADQNQVTCDVLDSFIKYVAIGLNNIINLLNPETIVLNSELLKMYPDVIKKIESNLTSSISNYHEILISDLGKQAAALGACALAIKSFLDVPDIRLTIEEHNLAL; encoded by the coding sequence ATGGCAACAGGTGACGCTGCCTATATAAAAAGTATTAATAGACGTTTAATTATAAGTAAAATTATTGAAGCAGGCATGATCTCAAGAGCAGATTTATCAAAGATTACGAAACTAACAAGAGCAACTATTTCTGTTCAGGTAGCTGACTTATTAGAAGAAGAATTAATTGTTGAATCACAACAGGAACATAATAGTGTTGGAAGAAAACCGATTATGCTATCCATAAATCTAAAAGCGGGTTATGCATTAGGAATTGATTTGGATCATAAACATATTACTTTCACACTTTCTGATCTTGGGGGAAATCCTGTAAGCACGGATATTATTGAGTTAAAAAACTCTAGCTATAACGATATTCTTAACATACTCATAGCTAAAATTAAACAATATGATGATGAATATTCCGAAAGTCGATTCGGTATTGTAGGTGTCGTTATAGGAATTCATGGGACTGTCTCTAAAAATGAAATAATTAACTTTATTCCACAACATAAATGGAAAGATAAAAACTTAAAAGAAGACTTAGAAAAAGAACTCAATATGCAAATTCATATAGAAAATAATGCAAACCTATGCTCATTTGCAGAAAGAGTATTCAAACATCATCATAGTGAAAATTTAGTCAGTATTAGTATGTACTCCGGTATTGGATTAGGTGTATTAATAAACGGTGAGCTTCTTAAGGGGTATCATGGTTACGCTGGAGAAATGGGGCACATGATCATCGTACCTGATGGAAGGCCTTGTAACTGCGGAAATTCGGGTTGTTGGGAATTATATGCTTCAGAAGCAAGTATCCTACAACAGCTTAGGGAATTACATTCTAATCAGAATCTAGCATATAAAGATGTACACACCTTTATCGCGGATCAAAATCAAGTAACGTGCGATGTTTTGGATTCATTTATTAAGTATGTTGCAATTGGTTTAAATAATATTATTAATTTACTAAATCCGGAAACAATTGTTTTGAATAGTGAGTTATTAAAAATGTATCCTGATGTTATCAAGAAAATAGAGTCAAACCTAACTTCTTCTATAAGCAATTATCATGAAATATTGATTTCTGATCTAGGAAAACAAGCAGCAGCATTGGGGGCCTGTGCCTTAGCAATCAAAAGTTTCCTGGATGTACCTGATATCCGTTTAACGATTGAAGAACATAATCTTGCCCTTTGA
- the uxaC gene encoding glucuronate isomerase, which yields MKPFLSDSFLLTNATAENLYHNIMKDLPIFDYHCHLSPKEIYENQAFENITQLWLAGDHYKWRAMRIHGVKEDFITGHASDWEKFEAWAETVPHLFGNPLYHWTHMELRTFFGINKLLSPDTAREIWEECNEKLQTDDFTTRRYIERSNVRLVGTTDDPTDTLEFHKLIKEDTTFAVEVAPTFRPDQALYLERASFPEWLKKLESVSGIEIGSLNELVDALQQRVDYFAEHGCYASDHDIQLMAYKQLPKSKVEEIFSKRLNNEEVTNDELIGYRSYMLVELGKMYADKEWVMQLHMGALRNNNTFMQEKIGADGGFDSIGDHLLAEGLSRFLDTLDQARKLPRTVLYNLNPRDNYVLGTMIGNFFEEGVPGKVQFGSGWWFNDQYDGMVRQMKDLANLGVLSHFIGMTTDSRSFLSYPRHEYFRRILCNIIGEWVEEGKVPNDERILKQMVENIGFNNAKKYFSER from the coding sequence ATGAAACCGTTTTTAAGTGATTCATTCTTATTAACTAATGCTACGGCAGAAAATCTTTATCATAACATCATGAAGGATTTACCGATATTTGACTATCATTGTCATTTAAGTCCTAAGGAAATCTATGAAAATCAAGCGTTCGAAAATATTACACAGCTTTGGCTTGCAGGTGATCATTATAAATGGCGTGCGATGCGTATTCATGGTGTAAAAGAAGATTTTATTACAGGTCATGCAAGTGATTGGGAGAAGTTTGAAGCATGGGCTGAAACTGTCCCTCATTTATTTGGAAATCCATTATATCACTGGACACATATGGAGTTAAGAACGTTCTTCGGAATTAATAAGCTTCTGTCACCAGATACTGCGCGGGAAATTTGGGAAGAATGCAACGAAAAGCTTCAAACAGATGACTTTACAACTCGTCGGTATATTGAGAGATCGAATGTTCGACTAGTCGGTACGACAGATGATCCGACAGATACACTTGAGTTTCATAAGTTAATAAAGGAAGATACAACTTTTGCTGTTGAAGTAGCACCAACATTCCGTCCGGATCAGGCTTTATATCTTGAAAGAGCGAGCTTTCCAGAATGGTTGAAAAAACTGGAGTCTGTTTCGGGTATAGAAATCGGATCTCTTAATGAATTAGTCGATGCGTTACAGCAAAGAGTAGATTATTTTGCTGAACACGGATGTTATGCATCTGATCATGATATTCAACTTATGGCCTATAAACAACTACCGAAAAGTAAAGTAGAAGAGATCTTTTCAAAGCGTTTGAATAACGAGGAAGTAACAAATGATGAGCTAATTGGATATCGCTCTTACATGCTTGTTGAGCTAGGGAAAATGTATGCTGACAAAGAATGGGTTATGCAACTGCATATGGGAGCATTAAGGAATAATAATACATTTATGCAGGAAAAAATTGGAGCTGATGGCGGATTTGACTCAATTGGAGATCACCTGCTGGCAGAAGGATTATCCCGCTTCTTAGATACGTTGGATCAGGCAAGAAAATTACCTAGAACGGTCCTTTATAATTTAAATCCACGAGATAATTATGTATTGGGTACAATGATTGGCAACTTCTTCGAAGAAGGTGTACCAGGCAAAGTACAATTCGGCTCAGGCTGGTGGTTTAATGACCAATACGATGGAATGGTTAGACAGATGAAAGACTTAGCTAACTTAGGCGTATTAAGTCATTTTATTGGTATGACAACTGATTCTCGTAGTTTCTTATCATATCCCCGCCATGAATATTTCAGAAGAATTCTTTGTAACATCATTGGTGAGTGGGTTGAAGAAGGAAAAGTGCCAAATGATGAAAGAATATTAAAGCAAATGGTCGAGAACATAGGTTTCAACAACGCAAAAAAATATTTTTCTGAACGGTAA
- a CDS encoding nickel pincer cofactor-dependent isomerase, group 22: protein MGILQDLLKDIPVPKMAKVKQNFDNTKIENLEQVIQEKFQQESIRSKVKPGMEIAVAVGSRGVDRLVEITALTVQFLKDLGAVPFIVPSMGSHGGATAEGQRDVLAHLGVTEESVKAEIRSSMEVIKLGELPNGLPVYIDKYASEADGIVVINRIKPHTAFRGPVESGIMKMISIGLGKQKGAEATHQLGFKYMAENVPAMAKMMMEKTPILFGVATLENAFDKVARVEVLPVEEIEEKEPALQALAKQLLPKLFFDQIDVLVIDEIGKNISGDGMDPNITGRYPTPYAKGGPDVNKMVVLDLTHQTEGNANGVGTADFTTQRLVDKMDREVTYANGLTSTVCAPTKIATTLANDEDAIKAAIKTCNILDFTKVKMVRIKNTLDIAEIEVSEALIDHVAQHPDMEQLSDLFELTFNEEGNLS from the coding sequence ATGGGTATACTTCAAGATCTATTAAAAGATATTCCTGTCCCAAAAATGGCAAAAGTGAAGCAGAACTTTGATAATACAAAAATAGAAAACCTGGAACAAGTGATACAAGAAAAGTTTCAACAAGAATCCATTCGTTCAAAGGTGAAGCCGGGTATGGAAATTGCCGTAGCTGTCGGAAGCAGAGGTGTAGATCGACTTGTAGAGATTACGGCACTTACTGTTCAATTCTTAAAAGATTTAGGTGCTGTGCCTTTTATCGTCCCAAGTATGGGGAGTCATGGTGGAGCGACAGCTGAAGGTCAACGTGATGTTTTAGCCCATCTTGGTGTAACTGAAGAAAGCGTAAAAGCCGAAATTCGTTCTTCAATGGAAGTCATAAAATTAGGGGAATTACCTAACGGCTTACCTGTTTATATAGATAAATATGCTTCAGAGGCAGATGGAATTGTAGTGATCAATCGTATAAAACCACATACTGCATTCCGGGGACCTGTTGAGAGCGGCATAATGAAAATGATTAGTATTGGATTAGGAAAGCAAAAAGGAGCAGAAGCAACTCATCAGTTAGGGTTTAAATATATGGCGGAAAATGTACCTGCTATGGCAAAAATGATGATGGAAAAAACACCAATTTTATTCGGTGTAGCCACACTTGAAAACGCATTTGATAAAGTAGCAAGGGTTGAGGTTTTACCAGTTGAGGAGATTGAAGAAAAAGAACCGGCACTACAAGCATTAGCTAAGCAATTATTGCCAAAACTGTTCTTTGATCAAATTGATGTCCTTGTTATTGATGAAATTGGAAAAAACATAAGTGGTGACGGAATGGATCCAAATATTACAGGACGTTACCCAACACCGTATGCTAAAGGCGGACCTGATGTAAATAAAATGGTTGTGCTTGATTTAACTCATCAAACAGAAGGAAATGCCAATGGAGTTGGGACTGCAGATTTTACAACACAGCGTCTTGTTGACAAAATGGATCGGGAAGTAACGTATGCAAACGGATTAACTTCAACAGTTTGTGCACCTACAAAAATCGCTACGACATTAGCAAATGATGAAGATGCAATTAAAGCAGCGATTAAAACATGTAATATTTTGGATTTTACAAAGGTGAAAATGGTTCGTATTAAAAACACATTAGATATCGCTGAAATTGAAGTCTCAGAAGCTTTGATCGATCATGTAGCTCAACATCCGGATATGGAGCAACTATCAGATCTTTTTGAACTTACATTTAATGAAGAAGGAAACTTATCATAA
- a CDS encoding SDR family oxidoreductase, with product MSNLFDLTGKTAVAIGGNSVLGSSIASGLSAHGANIAIVGRNLEKANEVVKEIEESGGTAKAFQADVSSRESLENVVKEIEEWSGGFDILLNAPGKNSSTPFFELTDEEWDDIMDVNLKGMMITCQIFAKKMIDQGRKGSIINISSVSSTTPLSKVFTYSVSKAGVNSMTQFLAREFAPHGIRVNAIIPGFFPAEQNRKILSEERVESIMNHTPMKRFGSPDELQGAAVWLSSESASSFVTGALIRVDGGFGSMTI from the coding sequence ATGTCTAATTTATTTGATTTAACAGGAAAAACAGCCGTAGCAATAGGTGGTAACAGTGTTTTAGGTTCATCTATTGCCAGTGGACTATCTGCACATGGAGCCAATATTGCAATCGTTGGCCGTAACCTCGAAAAAGCAAACGAAGTTGTAAAAGAAATTGAAGAATCAGGCGGTACGGCAAAAGCATTTCAGGCAGATGTAAGCTCGCGTGAATCTTTAGAAAATGTAGTGAAAGAAATTGAAGAGTGGTCTGGCGGATTTGATATTCTTCTAAATGCACCAGGGAAAAACAGCTCAACACCATTCTTTGAATTAACTGATGAAGAATGGGATGACATCATGGATGTTAATCTAAAAGGAATGATGATTACGTGTCAAATTTTCGCTAAGAAAATGATTGACCAAGGAAGAAAAGGAAGTATTATTAATATTTCTTCTGTTTCATCTACAACACCTCTTTCAAAAGTATTTACGTATTCCGTTTCAAAAGCAGGTGTAAATAGCATGACCCAATTCCTTGCACGTGAATTTGCCCCACATGGTATTAGGGTAAATGCGATCATACCGGGTTTCTTCCCAGCTGAACAGAATCGTAAAATATTAAGTGAAGAGCGTGTTGAATCGATAATGAATCACACACCTATGAAACGATTTGGTAGCCCGGATGAACTACAAGGTGCAGCGGTGTGGTTATCTTCAGAGAGTGCATCAAGCTTTGTTACAGGTGCCCTTATTCGTGTAGACGGCGGTTTTGGCAGCATGACAATCTAA
- the larE gene encoding ATP-dependent sacrificial sulfur transferase LarE, which produces MNEKLQSLVSILQEMKSVVVAFSGGVDSTFLLKVAVDTLGPEHVLAVTADSETYPSSELEEAKELAEKIGAKHRVIETSELAIPGYTENDRNRCYFCKNSLFEHLIPVMEKEGFQNIVYGVIADDLNEFRPGMKAAKEKGVRGPLQEANLFKDEIRELSRELDLPTWNKPSFACLSSRIAYGDKITIEKLTKVEKAEAYLKTLNIRQVRVRTHQEMARIEVEPNDMKIILENHEMIASELTKYGYKYITLDLIGYKSGSMNKVLS; this is translated from the coding sequence ATGAATGAAAAACTACAAAGTTTAGTGTCAATTCTCCAAGAGATGAAATCAGTTGTTGTCGCTTTTTCAGGTGGAGTTGATAGTACCTTTCTGCTGAAAGTAGCAGTAGATACACTAGGACCTGAGCATGTACTAGCTGTAACAGCCGATTCTGAAACATATCCTTCAAGTGAGCTTGAGGAAGCTAAAGAATTAGCTGAAAAAATTGGAGCAAAACATAGAGTAATTGAAACATCAGAATTAGCGATTCCTGGATATACAGAAAATGATCGAAACAGATGCTATTTTTGTAAAAACAGCTTATTTGAACATCTGATCCCTGTTATGGAGAAAGAGGGATTTCAAAATATCGTATACGGTGTTATTGCAGATGATTTAAATGAATTTCGACCAGGAATGAAGGCTGCGAAGGAAAAGGGAGTACGTGGTCCCTTGCAGGAAGCAAACTTATTTAAAGATGAAATAAGAGAACTTTCAAGAGAATTAGATTTACCAACTTGGAATAAGCCTTCCTTTGCTTGTTTGTCTTCAAGAATAGCCTATGGAGATAAGATAACAATTGAAAAACTGACAAAAGTCGAAAAAGCAGAAGCATATTTAAAAACACTAAATATTCGTCAAGTACGTGTTCGAACACACCAGGAAATGGCTAGAATTGAAGTTGAACCAAATGATATGAAGATTATCCTTGAGAATCATGAGATGATCGCTAGTGAACTAACAAAATACGGATATAAATATATAACTTTAGATTTAATTGGATATAAGAGCGGTAGTATGAATAAAGTTCTATCATAA
- a CDS encoding gluconokinase, whose translation MLREFVIGLDIGTTSVKAVVFEMTGKVVAEAEELISSLYPQQGWVEQDPIEIEQFAVKAVRDVIKKANIQKDELVTISFSSAMHSLVCIDEEYRPLSNGIIWADGRSIEQAEMLKEQNGEKVFQKTGVPLHPMTPLSKLLWMKEVGYKAYENASYFISIKEYILLKWFNKRVVDYSMATSTGLLNAHTLDWDHELMEMTGIKKEQLSEVASPTTVLRGLKKEIAEEMGVSEDLPFVLGSADGQLANLGIGAISSGEVAITAGTSGAIRQFTNGFSITDKRETFCYAFTEDYSIIGGPTNNGGIALQWLKELLNYEGSFDDFTKEAEKVDPGAEGLIFLPYINGERAPLWNQQAKGNFFGMSITHKKEHFVRAVLEGITFNIYQIGQSLESLAGAPEKIYVNGGLSRSKLWLQMLADIFGKEVYVSESHHSAAWGAAWTGLVALDKVSSFEEIKENIPMSSPIVPDENRHKNYLEIYKKYEALVKDIAKHF comes from the coding sequence ATGTTAAGGGAGTTTGTTATTGGACTTGATATTGGAACGACAAGTGTAAAAGCAGTTGTTTTTGAAATGACTGGAAAAGTAGTGGCAGAAGCAGAGGAACTGATTTCATCTCTATACCCTCAGCAAGGGTGGGTAGAACAAGATCCTATTGAAATTGAGCAGTTTGCTGTAAAAGCTGTGAGAGATGTGATAAAGAAAGCGAATATTCAAAAGGACGAGCTGGTTACAATTAGCTTTTCTTCTGCTATGCACTCGCTAGTCTGTATTGATGAGGAATATCGACCTTTATCGAACGGAATTATATGGGCAGACGGAAGAAGTATTGAGCAAGCAGAAATGTTGAAAGAGCAGAATGGAGAGAAAGTCTTTCAAAAAACTGGTGTGCCGCTTCATCCGATGACACCACTATCAAAATTATTGTGGATGAAAGAGGTAGGATATAAGGCTTATGAGAATGCAAGTTATTTTATTTCGATTAAGGAATATATCCTTTTAAAATGGTTTAACAAACGAGTAGTTGATTATTCAATGGCAACTTCAACAGGTTTATTGAATGCACATACGCTTGATTGGGATCATGAATTAATGGAAATGACTGGTATTAAGAAGGAGCAACTTTCGGAAGTTGCATCACCTACGACGGTCTTACGTGGACTGAAAAAAGAAATCGCAGAAGAAATGGGAGTTTCAGAGGATTTACCATTCGTACTAGGATCAGCAGATGGACAATTGGCTAACTTGGGAATTGGAGCCATTTCCTCTGGAGAGGTAGCCATCACTGCCGGAACAAGTGGAGCTATCAGACAATTTACAAACGGTTTCAGCATAACAGATAAACGTGAAACATTTTGCTATGCCTTTACAGAGGATTATTCAATTATTGGCGGTCCAACAAATAATGGTGGCATCGCATTACAATGGTTGAAGGAACTTTTAAACTATGAAGGTAGTTTTGATGATTTTACAAAAGAAGCTGAAAAGGTAGATCCGGGTGCTGAGGGGTTAATTTTTCTTCCTTATATAAATGGTGAGAGGGCACCATTATGGAACCAACAAGCAAAAGGTAATTTTTTCGGAATGAGTATTACTCATAAGAAAGAACATTTTGTCCGTGCCGTTTTAGAAGGAATTACTTTTAACATCTATCAAATTGGACAAAGCTTGGAAAGTCTTGCAGGTGCACCAGAAAAAATCTATGTAAACGGTGGCTTGTCGAGATCAAAGTTGTGGCTTCAAATGCTTGCTGATATCTTCGGGAAAGAAGTTTATGTTTCCGAGAGTCATCATAGTGCTGCATGGGGTGCAGCCTGGACAGGCTTAGTTGCTCTTGATAAAGTTTCTTCCTTTGAAGAAATTAAAGAAAATATTCCGATGAGTTCTCCAATTGTGCCAGATGAAAATAGACATAAAAACTATTTAGAAATCTATAAAAAATATGAGGCATTGGTAAAAGACATAGCAAAGCATTTTTAA